Proteins found in one Anopheles aquasalis chromosome 3, idAnoAquaMG_Q_19, whole genome shotgun sequence genomic segment:
- the LOC126576593 gene encoding uncharacterized protein LOC126576593, with protein sequence MARDSQIFGATIIVIVLNVFVTYIASIKHSTTSDNDRWRVKDTQTAGSNLWSPASDYYDDRDRNTGGIKKDFISSYEDKHLNNNQLGNKLRLGYSPFSSGSYYATGGSYDRRPFYGPINYGSHDYESPYPYEYGHQANGYAFNYLTSENDLTRSVLLPLAGAALLGIAAALVANPVLLHLGVTAGKRKRRDVVSSTNAHDLVYRARAKHISQ encoded by the exons ATGGCACGGGATAGTCAAATATTTGGAGCTACTATTATTGTGATTGTGTTGAACGTGTTTGTGACATATATtgcaagcataaaacatagTACAACTTCTGACAACGATCGCTGGAGAGTAAAGGATACTCAAACTGCCGGATCTAACTTATGGTCGCCTGCATCCGACTATTacgatgatcgtgatcgaaacACTGGAGGgattaaaaaagattttatATCGAGCTACGAAGACAAGCATCTTAACAACAATCAATTAGGGAACAAACTCAGGCTAGGATACT CGCCATTCAGCAGCGGTAGTTATTATGCAACTGGTGGATCCTACGATCGGAGACCATTCTATGGTCCAATAAACTATGGTTCACATGATTACGAAAGCCCTTACCCTTACGAATATGGGCATCAAGCTAATGGATATGCATTTAATTACCTAACAAGTGAGAAT GATCTTACTAGGTCGGTGTTGTTGCCACTGGCCGGAGCGGCACTATTAGGAATTGCCGCTGCTCTAGTCGCAAATCCTGTGCTACTACATTTGGGTGTTACAGCTGGCAAACGAAAACGTAGGGATGTTGTATCGTCGACAAACGCGCATGATCTTGTTTATCGTGCTAGAGCAAAACACATTTCGCAATAA
- the LOC126575822 gene encoding WW domain-containing adapter protein with coiled-coil homolog isoform X1: MVMHARKPQRLLSDGYHQSHQYQNSKYSSSKRDYERETSSRSLTYTRDHDSSPVGGSINNADSPRDRDRDRERDRERERDRDRYSSSAYTLGKMREKERGDRDYKKDKYSDSLRSPKRSRSERDSDHRSFHDRRMKMVTLVDKRSAPSDDRERERDRDRIERERERDRDRVRERERDRSSASSGCVLPIGAANCSNTSVSGALNSSVASLQSTLVSNHAGVTGLTNATSNTASTANISQGGLGNAISNTVGSNERDRVNRVGDWSEHVSSSGKKYYYNCKTEVSQWEKPREWIEKESRVLPKDQLREYREKERERDRERDERYTSSTLNRSTASSSYGKHSNSSSSSKINSRGRWQTHESSITSHRRRFDGDNLDANASPGDSTPTSEASYSHSNTPIINQQQQLLQSNAHAANNGSAVGNVGSSNRGSSLSGNSTFVQSCAPIVANEAVSDAQGLNLSCQSQRMVGPNSAATHTVSTIVNSVSSNHQQQQQPLYSIASSSSSSSSSSSSANSVSSPSLGYSTHGASSSLNSSQGTTSDIGMISSNTPGPPSAITHLPTNLHSQQQVCSLAQKSPHIQNSLSTNMSPSGGLSGISVPTSLAGLPKILSQITGIKSIEHNDLNPQKALQTINNALMMQQQSRQLISGTTTDLTNAVGNLREHALNSPLFNVANIAHPVHASSLSGIHINHNTPGITVNSHIGRDSSMMNTCAMLGNTGNVTQTGDGPPTPTQELEVPISDHRKYVGLNNAGLSSTPTSAVSSLQSVMASSQSGRAQGPNLTPTLAKYFRADLISHVTGWPSEILEKTIQKLSEEAHILGDLQCSKVSAELKCARSLVRITEITATLQEQKIMYLRQQIRRLEDSKSENSFMSSDDL, encoded by the exons ATGGTAATGCATGCCAGGAAACCGCAGCGTTTGTTAAGCGATGG gtATCATCAATCTCATCAGTACCAG AATTCAAAATATAGTTCTTCAAAGCGGGATTACGAACGAGAAACCAGTTCACGATCGCTAACCTATACCAGAGATCATGATAGCTCACCGGTCGGAGGGTCCATAAATAATG CAGATTCCCCAAGGGATCGAGATAGAGATCGAGAACGTGATcgcgaaagagaaagggatCGGGACAGATATTCGTCTTCGGCATATACCCTGGGAAAAATGCGCGAAAAGGAACGTGGCGATCGCGATTATAAGAAAGACAAATATTCCG ATTCTCTGCGATCACCAAAGCGAAGCCGAAGCGAAAGGGATTCAGATCACAGAAGTTTTCATGATAGGAGGATGAAAATGGTTACTTTAGTGGATAAAAGAAGTGCTCCTAGTGATGACAGGGAACGTGAACGAGATCGTGACCGAATCGAACGAGAACGGGAACGTGATAGAGACAGAGTGcgggaacgcgaacgcgatcgaaGCAGCGCGAGCAGTGGTTGTGTCCTGCCAATCGGAGCTGCAAATTGTAGCAACACTAGTGTAAGTGGAGCGCTCAACAGCTCGGTGGCAAGTTTACAAAGCACCTTAGTCTCCAATCATGCTGGCGTAACGGGATTGACGAACGCGACGTCCAACACGGCGTCCACCGCTAACATCAGTCAGGGAGGTCTTGGCAATGCTATTAGTAATACTGTTGGAAGCAATGAGCGAGATCGTGTAAATCGCGTAGGTGATTGGAGTGAACATGTGAGCTCGTCGGGCAAAAAGTATTATTACAATTGCAAAACCGAGGTATCTCAATGGGAAAAACCCCGCGAATGGATCGAAAAAGAAAG TCGAGTATTACCTAAAGACCAGCTTCGCGAATATCgtgagaaggaaagagaacgCGACAGGGAACGGGATGAACGCTACACATCTTCAACACTAAACCGCTCGACAGCCTCGTCGTCCTATGGAAAGCATTcaaacagtagtagtagcagcaaaatCAATTCACGCGGTCGTTGGCAAACACACGAATCATCAATCACTTCTCATAGAAGGCGTTTTGATGGGGATAATTTGGATGCGAATGCTAGTCCGGGTGACTCAACGCCAACTTCTGAGGCTAGTTATTCACACTCGAACACACCTATCAtaaatcaacagcagcagcttctgcagAGCAATGCTCATGCAGCTAATAATGGTTCCGCAGTTGGTAATGTAGGTAGCAGCAATCGAGGATCTTCGTTGAGTGGAAATTCTACTTTTGTTCAATCTTGTGCTCCGATCGTTGCTAATGAAGCCGTCTCTGATGCTCAAGGGCTGAATTTATCTTGCCAATCACAACGAATGGTTGGACCAAATTCAGCTGCAACCCACACTGTATCAACGATTGTAAATTCAGTGTCCTcaaatcatcagcaacagcaacaaccgctcTACAGCATAGCATCTTCCAGttcatcgtcttcatcttcttcatcatctgcaAATAGTGTGTCGTCGCCCTCTCTGGGTTATTCTACACATGGTGCCAGTTCATCTTTAAATTCATCACAAGGGACTACTTCTGATATAGGAATGATTTCATCAAATACACCTGGCCCACCGTCGGCTATAACG CATCTTCCAACAAACCTCCACTCACAGCAACAAGTATGCAGCCTGGCCCAAAAATCACCACACATTCAGAATAGTCTGTCTACAAACATGTCTCCATCAGGCGGTTTGAGTGGAATAAGTGTGCCTACGTCGTTGGCAGGTTTGCCAAAGATTCTTTCGCAAATAACCGGTATCAAGTCCATAGAACATAATGACCTCAATCCGCAAAAAGCACTGCAGACAATTAACAATGCACtcatgatgcagcagcaatctCGTCAGTTGATTTCAGGAACTACCACAGATTTAACAAACGCAGTGGGAAATTTAAG GGAGCATGCATTGAACTCTCCCTTGTTCAATGTTGCTAATATCGCACACCCTGTACATGCATCGTCGTTATCCGGGATCCACATAAACCATAACACGCCTGGCATCACGGTAAATAGTCATATTGGCAGAGATTCTAGTATGATGAACACATGCGCTATGCTGGGTAACACTGGAAATGTAACACAAACAGGGGACGGACCGCCAACTCCAACACAGGAGCTGGAAGTACCCATAAGTGATCATAGAAAAT acGTGGGGCTGAATAACGCCGGCCTTTCGTCTACACCAACCAGCGCCGTTAGCAGCTTGCAAAGTGTCATGGCATCTTCCCAATCTGGTAGAGCCCAAGGTCCAAATTTAACACCTACTTTAGCCAAATACTTCCGGGCAGATCTTATATCCCACGTCACTGGATGGCCTTCGGAAATATTAGAAAAAACA ATACAAAAGCTTTCCGAAGAGGCACACATTTTAGGCGATCTTCAATGCAGCAAAGTTTCTGCTGAGTTAAAATGCGCTAGAAGTTTAGTTAGAATAACAGAAATTACTGCAACACTGCAGGAACAAAA GATTATGTATCTACGCCAGCAAATTCGTAGATTGGAAGATTCCAAATCGGAAAACTCATTTATGTCATCAGATGATCTATAG
- the LOC126575822 gene encoding WW domain-containing adapter protein with coiled-coil homolog isoform X2 yields MVMHARKPQRLLSDGYHQSHQYQNSKYSSSKRDYERETSSRSLTYTRDHDSSPVGGSINNDSPRDRDRDRERDRERERDRDRYSSSAYTLGKMREKERGDRDYKKDKYSDSLRSPKRSRSERDSDHRSFHDRRMKMVTLVDKRSAPSDDRERERDRDRIERERERDRDRVRERERDRSSASSGCVLPIGAANCSNTSVSGALNSSVASLQSTLVSNHAGVTGLTNATSNTASTANISQGGLGNAISNTVGSNERDRVNRVGDWSEHVSSSGKKYYYNCKTEVSQWEKPREWIEKESRVLPKDQLREYREKERERDRERDERYTSSTLNRSTASSSYGKHSNSSSSSKINSRGRWQTHESSITSHRRRFDGDNLDANASPGDSTPTSEASYSHSNTPIINQQQQLLQSNAHAANNGSAVGNVGSSNRGSSLSGNSTFVQSCAPIVANEAVSDAQGLNLSCQSQRMVGPNSAATHTVSTIVNSVSSNHQQQQQPLYSIASSSSSSSSSSSSANSVSSPSLGYSTHGASSSLNSSQGTTSDIGMISSNTPGPPSAITHLPTNLHSQQQVCSLAQKSPHIQNSLSTNMSPSGGLSGISVPTSLAGLPKILSQITGIKSIEHNDLNPQKALQTINNALMMQQQSRQLISGTTTDLTNAVGNLREHALNSPLFNVANIAHPVHASSLSGIHINHNTPGITVNSHIGRDSSMMNTCAMLGNTGNVTQTGDGPPTPTQELEVPISDHRKYVGLNNAGLSSTPTSAVSSLQSVMASSQSGRAQGPNLTPTLAKYFRADLISHVTGWPSEILEKTIQKLSEEAHILGDLQCSKVSAELKCARSLVRITEITATLQEQKIMYLRQQIRRLEDSKSENSFMSSDDL; encoded by the exons ATGGTAATGCATGCCAGGAAACCGCAGCGTTTGTTAAGCGATGG gtATCATCAATCTCATCAGTACCAG AATTCAAAATATAGTTCTTCAAAGCGGGATTACGAACGAGAAACCAGTTCACGATCGCTAACCTATACCAGAGATCATGATAGCTCACCGGTCGGAGGGTCCATAAATAATG ATTCCCCAAGGGATCGAGATAGAGATCGAGAACGTGATcgcgaaagagaaagggatCGGGACAGATATTCGTCTTCGGCATATACCCTGGGAAAAATGCGCGAAAAGGAACGTGGCGATCGCGATTATAAGAAAGACAAATATTCCG ATTCTCTGCGATCACCAAAGCGAAGCCGAAGCGAAAGGGATTCAGATCACAGAAGTTTTCATGATAGGAGGATGAAAATGGTTACTTTAGTGGATAAAAGAAGTGCTCCTAGTGATGACAGGGAACGTGAACGAGATCGTGACCGAATCGAACGAGAACGGGAACGTGATAGAGACAGAGTGcgggaacgcgaacgcgatcgaaGCAGCGCGAGCAGTGGTTGTGTCCTGCCAATCGGAGCTGCAAATTGTAGCAACACTAGTGTAAGTGGAGCGCTCAACAGCTCGGTGGCAAGTTTACAAAGCACCTTAGTCTCCAATCATGCTGGCGTAACGGGATTGACGAACGCGACGTCCAACACGGCGTCCACCGCTAACATCAGTCAGGGAGGTCTTGGCAATGCTATTAGTAATACTGTTGGAAGCAATGAGCGAGATCGTGTAAATCGCGTAGGTGATTGGAGTGAACATGTGAGCTCGTCGGGCAAAAAGTATTATTACAATTGCAAAACCGAGGTATCTCAATGGGAAAAACCCCGCGAATGGATCGAAAAAGAAAG TCGAGTATTACCTAAAGACCAGCTTCGCGAATATCgtgagaaggaaagagaacgCGACAGGGAACGGGATGAACGCTACACATCTTCAACACTAAACCGCTCGACAGCCTCGTCGTCCTATGGAAAGCATTcaaacagtagtagtagcagcaaaatCAATTCACGCGGTCGTTGGCAAACACACGAATCATCAATCACTTCTCATAGAAGGCGTTTTGATGGGGATAATTTGGATGCGAATGCTAGTCCGGGTGACTCAACGCCAACTTCTGAGGCTAGTTATTCACACTCGAACACACCTATCAtaaatcaacagcagcagcttctgcagAGCAATGCTCATGCAGCTAATAATGGTTCCGCAGTTGGTAATGTAGGTAGCAGCAATCGAGGATCTTCGTTGAGTGGAAATTCTACTTTTGTTCAATCTTGTGCTCCGATCGTTGCTAATGAAGCCGTCTCTGATGCTCAAGGGCTGAATTTATCTTGCCAATCACAACGAATGGTTGGACCAAATTCAGCTGCAACCCACACTGTATCAACGATTGTAAATTCAGTGTCCTcaaatcatcagcaacagcaacaaccgctcTACAGCATAGCATCTTCCAGttcatcgtcttcatcttcttcatcatctgcaAATAGTGTGTCGTCGCCCTCTCTGGGTTATTCTACACATGGTGCCAGTTCATCTTTAAATTCATCACAAGGGACTACTTCTGATATAGGAATGATTTCATCAAATACACCTGGCCCACCGTCGGCTATAACG CATCTTCCAACAAACCTCCACTCACAGCAACAAGTATGCAGCCTGGCCCAAAAATCACCACACATTCAGAATAGTCTGTCTACAAACATGTCTCCATCAGGCGGTTTGAGTGGAATAAGTGTGCCTACGTCGTTGGCAGGTTTGCCAAAGATTCTTTCGCAAATAACCGGTATCAAGTCCATAGAACATAATGACCTCAATCCGCAAAAAGCACTGCAGACAATTAACAATGCACtcatgatgcagcagcaatctCGTCAGTTGATTTCAGGAACTACCACAGATTTAACAAACGCAGTGGGAAATTTAAG GGAGCATGCATTGAACTCTCCCTTGTTCAATGTTGCTAATATCGCACACCCTGTACATGCATCGTCGTTATCCGGGATCCACATAAACCATAACACGCCTGGCATCACGGTAAATAGTCATATTGGCAGAGATTCTAGTATGATGAACACATGCGCTATGCTGGGTAACACTGGAAATGTAACACAAACAGGGGACGGACCGCCAACTCCAACACAGGAGCTGGAAGTACCCATAAGTGATCATAGAAAAT acGTGGGGCTGAATAACGCCGGCCTTTCGTCTACACCAACCAGCGCCGTTAGCAGCTTGCAAAGTGTCATGGCATCTTCCCAATCTGGTAGAGCCCAAGGTCCAAATTTAACACCTACTTTAGCCAAATACTTCCGGGCAGATCTTATATCCCACGTCACTGGATGGCCTTCGGAAATATTAGAAAAAACA ATACAAAAGCTTTCCGAAGAGGCACACATTTTAGGCGATCTTCAATGCAGCAAAGTTTCTGCTGAGTTAAAATGCGCTAGAAGTTTAGTTAGAATAACAGAAATTACTGCAACACTGCAGGAACAAAA GATTATGTATCTACGCCAGCAAATTCGTAGATTGGAAGATTCCAAATCGGAAAACTCATTTATGTCATCAGATGATCTATAG
- the LOC126575822 gene encoding WW domain-containing adapter protein with coiled-coil homolog isoform X3, with protein sequence MREKERGDRDYKKDKYSDSLRSPKRSRSERDSDHRSFHDRRMKMVTLVDKRSAPSDDRERERDRDRIERERERDRDRVRERERDRSSASSGCVLPIGAANCSNTSVSGALNSSVASLQSTLVSNHAGVTGLTNATSNTASTANISQGGLGNAISNTVGSNERDRVNRVGDWSEHVSSSGKKYYYNCKTEVSQWEKPREWIEKESRVLPKDQLREYREKERERDRERDERYTSSTLNRSTASSSYGKHSNSSSSSKINSRGRWQTHESSITSHRRRFDGDNLDANASPGDSTPTSEASYSHSNTPIINQQQQLLQSNAHAANNGSAVGNVGSSNRGSSLSGNSTFVQSCAPIVANEAVSDAQGLNLSCQSQRMVGPNSAATHTVSTIVNSVSSNHQQQQQPLYSIASSSSSSSSSSSSANSVSSPSLGYSTHGASSSLNSSQGTTSDIGMISSNTPGPPSAITHLPTNLHSQQQVCSLAQKSPHIQNSLSTNMSPSGGLSGISVPTSLAGLPKILSQITGIKSIEHNDLNPQKALQTINNALMMQQQSRQLISGTTTDLTNAVGNLREHALNSPLFNVANIAHPVHASSLSGIHINHNTPGITVNSHIGRDSSMMNTCAMLGNTGNVTQTGDGPPTPTQELEVPISDHRKYVGLNNAGLSSTPTSAVSSLQSVMASSQSGRAQGPNLTPTLAKYFRADLISHVTGWPSEILEKTIQKLSEEAHILGDLQCSKVSAELKCARSLVRITEITATLQEQKIMYLRQQIRRLEDSKSENSFMSSDDL encoded by the exons ATGCGCGAAAAGGAACGTGGCGATCGCGATTATAAGAAAGACAAATATTCCG ATTCTCTGCGATCACCAAAGCGAAGCCGAAGCGAAAGGGATTCAGATCACAGAAGTTTTCATGATAGGAGGATGAAAATGGTTACTTTAGTGGATAAAAGAAGTGCTCCTAGTGATGACAGGGAACGTGAACGAGATCGTGACCGAATCGAACGAGAACGGGAACGTGATAGAGACAGAGTGcgggaacgcgaacgcgatcgaaGCAGCGCGAGCAGTGGTTGTGTCCTGCCAATCGGAGCTGCAAATTGTAGCAACACTAGTGTAAGTGGAGCGCTCAACAGCTCGGTGGCAAGTTTACAAAGCACCTTAGTCTCCAATCATGCTGGCGTAACGGGATTGACGAACGCGACGTCCAACACGGCGTCCACCGCTAACATCAGTCAGGGAGGTCTTGGCAATGCTATTAGTAATACTGTTGGAAGCAATGAGCGAGATCGTGTAAATCGCGTAGGTGATTGGAGTGAACATGTGAGCTCGTCGGGCAAAAAGTATTATTACAATTGCAAAACCGAGGTATCTCAATGGGAAAAACCCCGCGAATGGATCGAAAAAGAAAG TCGAGTATTACCTAAAGACCAGCTTCGCGAATATCgtgagaaggaaagagaacgCGACAGGGAACGGGATGAACGCTACACATCTTCAACACTAAACCGCTCGACAGCCTCGTCGTCCTATGGAAAGCATTcaaacagtagtagtagcagcaaaatCAATTCACGCGGTCGTTGGCAAACACACGAATCATCAATCACTTCTCATAGAAGGCGTTTTGATGGGGATAATTTGGATGCGAATGCTAGTCCGGGTGACTCAACGCCAACTTCTGAGGCTAGTTATTCACACTCGAACACACCTATCAtaaatcaacagcagcagcttctgcagAGCAATGCTCATGCAGCTAATAATGGTTCCGCAGTTGGTAATGTAGGTAGCAGCAATCGAGGATCTTCGTTGAGTGGAAATTCTACTTTTGTTCAATCTTGTGCTCCGATCGTTGCTAATGAAGCCGTCTCTGATGCTCAAGGGCTGAATTTATCTTGCCAATCACAACGAATGGTTGGACCAAATTCAGCTGCAACCCACACTGTATCAACGATTGTAAATTCAGTGTCCTcaaatcatcagcaacagcaacaaccgctcTACAGCATAGCATCTTCCAGttcatcgtcttcatcttcttcatcatctgcaAATAGTGTGTCGTCGCCCTCTCTGGGTTATTCTACACATGGTGCCAGTTCATCTTTAAATTCATCACAAGGGACTACTTCTGATATAGGAATGATTTCATCAAATACACCTGGCCCACCGTCGGCTATAACG CATCTTCCAACAAACCTCCACTCACAGCAACAAGTATGCAGCCTGGCCCAAAAATCACCACACATTCAGAATAGTCTGTCTACAAACATGTCTCCATCAGGCGGTTTGAGTGGAATAAGTGTGCCTACGTCGTTGGCAGGTTTGCCAAAGATTCTTTCGCAAATAACCGGTATCAAGTCCATAGAACATAATGACCTCAATCCGCAAAAAGCACTGCAGACAATTAACAATGCACtcatgatgcagcagcaatctCGTCAGTTGATTTCAGGAACTACCACAGATTTAACAAACGCAGTGGGAAATTTAAG GGAGCATGCATTGAACTCTCCCTTGTTCAATGTTGCTAATATCGCACACCCTGTACATGCATCGTCGTTATCCGGGATCCACATAAACCATAACACGCCTGGCATCACGGTAAATAGTCATATTGGCAGAGATTCTAGTATGATGAACACATGCGCTATGCTGGGTAACACTGGAAATGTAACACAAACAGGGGACGGACCGCCAACTCCAACACAGGAGCTGGAAGTACCCATAAGTGATCATAGAAAAT acGTGGGGCTGAATAACGCCGGCCTTTCGTCTACACCAACCAGCGCCGTTAGCAGCTTGCAAAGTGTCATGGCATCTTCCCAATCTGGTAGAGCCCAAGGTCCAAATTTAACACCTACTTTAGCCAAATACTTCCGGGCAGATCTTATATCCCACGTCACTGGATGGCCTTCGGAAATATTAGAAAAAACA ATACAAAAGCTTTCCGAAGAGGCACACATTTTAGGCGATCTTCAATGCAGCAAAGTTTCTGCTGAGTTAAAATGCGCTAGAAGTTTAGTTAGAATAACAGAAATTACTGCAACACTGCAGGAACAAAA GATTATGTATCTACGCCAGCAAATTCGTAGATTGGAAGATTCCAAATCGGAAAACTCATTTATGTCATCAGATGATCTATAG
- the LOC126575922 gene encoding putative ATP synthase subunit f, mitochondrial — MAIGDYPAEYNPKIHGPYDPARFYGKLDTPFGQVKVGEIGAWLGRREKSPRALAGVFSRTFWRWQHKYMQPKRTGIAPFFQVIVGGMVFFYAINYGKLKHHRNYKYH; from the coding sequence ATGGCCATCGGAGATTATCCAGCGGAGTACAATCCCAAGATCCACGGACCCTACGATCCGGCTCGTTTTTACGGCAAACTAGATACTCCATTCGGACAGGTGAAGGTTGGTGAAATTGGAGCTTGGTTGGGACGCCGAGAAAAGAGTCCTCGGGCATTGGCCGGGGTTTTCAGCCGTACGTTCTGGAGATGGCAACACAAGTACATGCAGCCGAAGCGTACCGGAATTGCTCCGTTCTTCCAAGTAATCGTCGGGGGAATGGTGTTCTTCTACGCCATTAATTACGGCAAGCTGAAACATCATCGCAATTACAAGTATCACTAA
- the LOC126575896 gene encoding uncharacterized protein LOC126575896, giving the protein MAPFKLKFRMGSGSSRSISQEQDPVIDSQPYSARTISSPAKSNELSSSITLQTDQDKEGGSTKSNDRRALILNNDSSDGQNLGYDNPALTNTEATNIVPLSPPPSYEYVLEENRLAALDKESNRAFSNHSIATENYEMTTSISSNTECSTPLSGKESPETTYKQGSTSTPVQENLLNCAISCDPLYELDSDGNTQRVAPNDLAKENEDVLSTDEESSSYSSSHQIYEQHKNYITSEVKGPEILYKSSKQLYKAMAKECGITCKMSDQCRCLDCQSRYFDCEYDQNEHEKTDGGLSAGTPMFISEVMHGAACIIL; this is encoded by the exons ATGGCTCCATTTAAACTTAAATTTCGCATGGGAAGTGGGTCATCACGTAGCATATCTCAGGAGCAAGACCCTGTAATAGATAGCCAACCTTATTCTGCTAGAACGATTTCCAGCCCAGCAAAATCAAATGAACTTAGTAGTAGCATCACCCTTCAAACTGATCAGGACAAGGAAGGTGGTAGTACGAAATCCAACGATCGACGCGCTTTAATTCTTAACAATGATTCATCCGACGGCCAAAACTTAG gaTACGACAACCCCGCTTTAACTAATACAGAAGCAACAAATATTGTACCGCTTAGCCCTCCACCGTCATATGAGTATGTGCTTGAAGAA AATCGCCTAGCAGCATTAGACAAAGAGAGTAATCGAGCATTTAGCAACCATAGTATAGCCACGGAGAATTATGAAATGACGACTAGTATCTCGTCAAATACGGAATGCAGTACACCTTTATCTGGAAAAGAATCACCGGAAACAACTTATAAACAAGGATCTACATCAACTCCTGTTCAGGAGAATCTGTTGAATTGCGCCATTTCTTGTGATCCTTTGTATGAGCTTGACAGCGATG GAAATACACAACGAGTGGCCCCTAACGACCttgcaaaagaaaatgagGATGTATTATCTACCGATGAAGAAAGTAGCTCGTACAGCAGTTcacatcaaatttatgaacaaCACAAAAATTATATCACGTCTGAAGTAAAAGGCCCAGAGATTCTTTACAAATCCAGCAAACAACTTTATAAGGCAATGGCTAAAGAATGTGGAATTACGTGCAAGATGTCCGATCAATGCCGTTGCCTGGATTGCCAAAGCCGATATTTTGATTGTGAATACGACCAG AATGAACACGAAAAAACAGATGGTGGACTAAGTGCGGGAACACCTATGTTTATCAGCGAAGTAATGCACGGAGCGGCATGCATTATACTATAA